The genome window TTCTCGTGCAACATGTTGATGATCTTTTCCATCACATCGTGGCGACCAAAGAACATTTCGTGGTCCTGAACTGGCTCACCAGAGATGTAAGGGTTGAACTGCCGCTTGACTGCCTGTCGCTGTCGCTGCCGCTGGCGGGACGACAGCAGCATTATTCCGATTACACCAAGGGCAGCGATTACGGCCAGTCCGGCCAGCAGGGTAGTCGAAAGCCCTGAGAGGCGACCCAGCCCAGGTAACGCGAAGGAGGACTGGACCTCGATGTCCACTGTGGCAGGCTGCGACAGGTTGAGGCTGCTGTCCCAGGCTTCAACTTCAAATCTGTGCGTGCCAGGTCGCAGGCTGTCGTAGGTGATCTGGGATTCGTCAGTCAGTTGCCACTCACTGGCGCTTTCTGATAGCCGGGTGCGGTAGCTCAATTTCCCGGCAGGGGTCGTCTCGTTGTTGCCATGGAAGGCGACGATGACCGGTTCACCGCCCAGCACCTGGACCAGGCCATCCAGCGGCGCCTTGCCATTGACCGAGTCGATGGTCACGCTGGGTTGGCCGGCCTGCGAACGATAACGACTGATGCCCAGTTCGGTCCCAATCCAGACCTCACCTGAGTCGCCGGTTGCCAGCGCGTGGATCTCATTATCGATCAGGCCATCGGAACGCCCGTAGGCGGTTCGCAGCTCTTTCTCCAGATCGAAACGTTCCAACCCTGTTGCCGTGCCAACGAAGAGATCGCCGTCGCTGGACTCAAGCAAGGCAAACACGGGCGTCGTTACGTGAATGATATTTTGCCACTGATCGTCCTCCGGGTCGAAGCGGAACACGTCCCCTGTGCGCGTGCCGGCAAGGATGGTATCCTGATTCTGGTCGTTCGGCGACAGAGCCACCACGCTGGTGATCCAGTTGTCGCTTAATCCATCCTCGGTTGTAAATGTTTGCCAGGTGTTGTTCTCAGGATCGAATCTGGTAAGGCCTGTCGGTGTGCCGGCCCAAATGCGACCCTGGCTGTCCTCAACCAGCGCATTCTGGCTGATTTCGGAATTCGCCAGTCCGTCGCTGACGCCAAACACCTCCCAGCTTCCTTCCGAGTCGTCCCGGCCGGGCTTGTAGTGGGCCAGGCCCGCAAATGTGCCGAACCAAAGGCTGTCATCGTCGGCTCGGATGGCTGCCCGCAGTACATTGGATCCCAACTGCTCTTCATCGAAAACCTGTTGCCATTCGACAGGCGTTCCCTGGCGGGCGGCAGCGGTGACCGAGGAAACCGGGGCAATGGCAATTCCCTGCCGCGCGGTACCAATCCATAGATTGCCATCGCGATCCAAAACCAGGGATCGCACGAAATCCTCCGCCAGACCCTGGTGTTCCTCCGTGATGCGAAAAATATCGTGGCCGTCGAAGTAGATCAGCCCATAAAGATCGGTACCGACCCAAAGGCCGCCTGCGCTGTCCACGAGGATCGTACTGACATCCAGGCCGGCGGGAACATCGGGCGATGAAAGGGTGCGCCAGGTCCGACCATCGAAACGGCTGGCTCCATTGATAGTACCTATCCATGCCAGCCCGTTACTGTCGAAGTGGATGTCGGCAACGGCATCTGCGGCAAGACCGTCCAGGGTCGTCAGACTCTGCCAGGTACCGCCATCCCAGAAAGCACCAAGTCCATCCGGGTTGAACAGGCTGATGCCGCCGCCATTGGTGCCGATCCACAGGGTGCCTTCGGCGTCCTGGGCCAGCGCCAACACGTCATTGGATACGATGCCCTGCAATTGCTCCGACTCGGGCGGGCGGGAAAAGTGTAGCCAATCGTCGCTCAGGCTCCACACTCCCCCGGTCTTGGTGCCAACCCAAAGCGTCTCGGGACGTCCGGCGGTGGCCGGTGTAACCAGAAGAGCCTGAATTTCGCTCTCGACCGGCGTGGAAGCAATTTCAAAAGCCTGGTTTTTGCCGGGCGGCACGCGGAACAAGCTGTCACCGCCAAGCCAGACCTGGCCCGAAGGGGAGCCGGCGACCGTTACGATTGGCGACGGATTCCCCTCTGGATCGCTGACAGGGATGAGTTCCCACTGAATCTCTGATCTTCGGGCGGCCCCTGTTGGGGTTGCAGCCCAGAGGGTGTCATCAGGTGATACCCACAGGTCAAAGACCGGCCCTGGCGGAAATGGCGGCTGTTCCGCCGACCATGTCCACTTTTGGTCAGATGACACGGCCTTGCCGAGACCACCATCGGTGGCTGCCCAGAGTGTGCCGTCGGCCGTCTGCGTAATGCTGTTGACAGGGCCGGGCGGCAGTCCATCTTCGGCTGTGAAGGAATGCCACTGTCCATCGAAATAGTCGATTCCGTTGGCTGTTCCGAACCAGGGGGTGCCCTCAGAGTCGACGAATACCGTGCGAATATCCCCGGACGACAGGTCGCGGTTGAAACTCGTCCAGGCCGGGTTCGTTCCGGGCTGGGCCAGGGTACTGGAGAACAGCAGGAGGGATGCCAGAAGCGCGAGTAGAAAGCCATTGGAGGCAATGGCAATCATTCCAACGGCTCTTCGTGTAGCGTAGGCGCCAATAATAAGGTTCAGGTGGTCGGAGAAGACTATTTTTAAGTTGATTTCTGCTCGATGGTGTGGTATCATGAAGGCCTACCGAGCTGACCCAATTTCCTCGCACGTTTTTGGGGTCATTGCAAACGGCTTACGGTACTCAGTGCAAGGCCCACATCATTGCTTTCATCGAACATGCTGCTGACGTACTGCCTATGCAGATCCAAACATTTCCATCCTCAGCAGCTTTTACGCGTCAAAATGGGGCAAACCGCTCTGGTCAGCGTTGTGTTCAAGTCAATGGAGCAATAGACCCTGATTCTGCCGGTTAATTGTACATAAACTAGCATAACTTGACGGAAAACGCAAGCGTATGTCAAGTTACGCCCAGGTCATCTTGTTTGATCCCGGACACTTTTCACGCCAATCACCTGGTATCCATATTTGTTGGGAAGGCACTATGTCAGGCAAGGGACGGATCATCATCGTGGTTGTCGTCATGGCACTGTCGTTCATGACTGTCGCTCAGCGCTCGGTATCGCTGGCCAGTCAGCCTGGGCAGGGTCAAACGGTCCATGTCGTCCGTGCCGGCGACACGTTGTATGGTCTGGCAGTTCGCTATGGCACGACGATAGCCGGGATTAAACG of Chloroflexota bacterium contains these proteins:
- a CDS encoding two-component regulator propeller domain-containing protein, yielding MIAIASNGFLLALLASLLLFSSTLAQPGTNPAWTSFNRDLSSGDIRTVFVDSEGTPWFGTANGIDYFDGQWHSFTAEDGLPPGPVNSITQTADGTLWAATDGGLGKAVSSDQKWTWSAEQPPFPPGPVFDLWVSPDDTLWAATPTGAARRSEIQWELIPVSDPEGNPSPIVTVAGSPSGQVWLGGDSLFRVPPGKNQAFEIASTPVESEIQALLVTPATAGRPETLWVGTKTGGVWSLSDDWLHFSRPPESEQLQGIVSNDVLALAQDAEGTLWIGTNGGGISLFNPDGLGAFWDGGTWQSLTTLDGLAADAVADIHFDSNGLAWIGTINGASRFDGRTWRTLSSPDVPAGLDVSTILVDSAGGLWVGTDLYGLIYFDGHDIFRITEEHQGLAEDFVRSLVLDRDGNLWIGTARQGIAIAPVSSVTAAARQGTPVEWQQVFDEEQLGSNVLRAAIRADDDSLWFGTFAGLAHYKPGRDDSEGSWEVFGVSDGLANSEISQNALVEDSQGRIWAGTPTGLTRFDPENNTWQTFTTEDGLSDNWITSVVALSPNDQNQDTILAGTRTGDVFRFDPEDDQWQNIIHVTTPVFALLESSDGDLFVGTATGLERFDLEKELRTAYGRSDGLIDNEIHALATGDSGEVWIGTELGISRYRSQAGQPSVTIDSVNGKAPLDGLVQVLGGEPVIVAFHGNNETTPAGKLSYRTRLSESASEWQLTDESQITYDSLRPGTHRFEVEAWDSSLNLSQPATVDIEVQSSFALPGLGRLSGLSTTLLAGLAVIAALGVIGIMLLSSRQRQRQRQAVKRQFNPYISGEPVQDHEMFFGRHDVMEKIINMLHENSIMIHGERRIGKTSVLHYLSRELSETDDPDYLFVPVFIDLEGTKEGELFHVMMEEIAGVARGYLPSLQDLRFDKVAIADYDHREFSRDLERIIRELGTTTDKKIRLILLLDEMDIMNDYSSVTQQQLRRIFMRTYARNLGAVVAGIEISKEWDRVESPWYNLFNEVELGPLDDDDARELVMEPVKGSYAYELQAVDFIVSHAGGRPYYIQQHCLEAINIMLADGRNTVTLEDASDAFDSLASVRSSQSNGLSQADMGTGTPTPMV